In Colwellia sp. PAMC 20917, a single genomic region encodes these proteins:
- a CDS encoding NAD(P)H-dependent flavin oxidoreductase, whose amino-acid sequence MSIPKTLKNKLSLPVISAPMFIISGPELVIAECKAGIVGSFPALNARPQSLLAEWLTTIKTELDQYQIANPNAIVAPYAVNLIVHKSNDRLEDDIDTCIEYKVPIIITSLRALDPKLVERIHAYGGIIFHDIINVRHAEKAIEAGVDGLVLVCAGAGGHAGTLSPFALVSEIKQFFDGPIALSGSIANGASILSAQALGADFAYIGTCFIATEEANADPEYKNMLVEYSAKDIVYSSLFTGVHGNYLKPSIVNAGLDPDNLEEGDKNKMKFGSSGGSKTKAWKDIWGAGQGLGSITEITNVSTIVERFKTEYDLALSRLNRLNKQ is encoded by the coding sequence ATGTCAATTCCAAAAACCTTAAAAAATAAATTATCTTTACCTGTCATTAGTGCCCCCATGTTCATCATCTCGGGACCAGAATTAGTTATTGCAGAGTGTAAAGCTGGTATTGTTGGCTCTTTTCCTGCGCTTAATGCGCGTCCACAATCCTTACTGGCTGAATGGCTAACCACCATTAAAACTGAATTAGATCAGTACCAAATAGCTAACCCTAATGCCATTGTTGCGCCATATGCGGTTAATTTAATTGTTCACAAAAGCAATGACCGATTAGAGGATGATATAGATACTTGTATTGAATATAAAGTGCCGATTATTATTACCAGTTTACGTGCATTAGATCCTAAATTAGTTGAGCGTATTCATGCCTATGGCGGCATTATTTTTCACGATATTATCAATGTTCGTCACGCCGAAAAAGCTATAGAAGCAGGTGTTGATGGTTTAGTTTTAGTATGTGCTGGCGCAGGTGGACATGCAGGCACCTTGAGTCCTTTTGCTTTAGTGAGTGAAATCAAGCAGTTTTTTGATGGCCCTATTGCGTTGTCTGGCTCGATTGCTAATGGCGCATCAATACTATCTGCACAAGCTTTAGGTGCGGACTTTGCCTATATAGGTACGTGTTTTATTGCCACCGAAGAAGCTAATGCTGATCCAGAATATAAAAACATGTTGGTTGAATATAGCGCGAAAGATATTGTTTATAGCTCACTATTTACTGGGGTTCATGGAAATTATCTTAAGCCAAGTATTGTTAATGCGGGTTTAGACCCTGATAACTTGGAAGAGGGCGATAAAAACAAAATGAAATTTGGCTCATCAGGTGGTAGTAAAACTAAAGCTTGGAAAGATATTTGGGGGGCAGGTCAAGGGTTAGGCAGTATTACCGAGATTACCAATGTGTCTACTATCGTTGAGCGTTTCAAAACAGAATACGATCTGGCGTTATCTCGTTTAAATCGTCTGAACAAACAATAG
- a CDS encoding enoyl-CoA hydratase-related protein, with the protein MTSQDNIFIHKDNGVLHIGIHRPEKKNALTSLMYSAMAKALKDSVVDDSINVVLIHGTDDAFSAGNDLNDFNNRDVNKASPASILLYELHNYPKPIVGAVSGVAVGIGVTMLLHFDLVYASETYFKMPFVDLGVCPEGGSSLLIPQLAGHRKAAEILMLGDAFNTQTAIDIGIVNQQIDKSEVFDFALSKAKALALKPQNALRTTKKILKAPQQTILTDIIEKELVIFAQLLQSEESQVARNRK; encoded by the coding sequence ATGACATCTCAAGACAATATATTCATTCATAAAGACAATGGTGTTTTACACATAGGTATTCATCGTCCAGAGAAAAAAAATGCCTTAACCAGCTTAATGTATTCAGCTATGGCTAAAGCACTGAAAGATAGTGTTGTAGATGACAGTATTAATGTCGTACTTATACACGGTACAGACGATGCGTTTTCAGCTGGGAATGATTTAAACGATTTCAATAATCGAGATGTTAATAAAGCTTCACCCGCATCAATTTTATTATATGAGCTGCATAATTACCCAAAACCAATCGTCGGAGCCGTATCTGGCGTTGCTGTTGGAATAGGCGTAACTATGTTGCTTCATTTTGATTTGGTTTATGCATCAGAAACTTATTTTAAAATGCCTTTCGTCGATTTAGGTGTCTGCCCCGAAGGAGGTTCAAGCTTGCTTATTCCTCAATTAGCAGGCCATCGTAAAGCGGCTGAAATATTAATGTTGGGTGATGCTTTTAATACCCAAACGGCAATTGATATCGGTATAGTAAATCAGCAAATAGACAAATCTGAAGTATTTGATTTTGCTTTAAGCAAGGCGAAAGCATTAGCCCTGAAACCTCAAAATGCTTTACGTACGACTAAAAAAATTCTTAAAGCTCCTCAGCAGACAATACTGACCGATATTATTGAAAAGGAGTTAGTGATTTTTGCACAGTTACTGCAAAGCGAAGAATCTCAAGTGGCAAGAAACAGAAAATAA
- a CDS encoding PaaI family thioesterase, translating into MKPWANKEMPPFNEHLGFVIEQWRENHIKMSAELKPEHLNRSGIPHGGYISALLDAATALSGAYSEDPLYYRKALTLSLNINYLGQAQSNKLYAIGKVTASGRNIYYGAAEVYDAFDNIIASGQGVFRYRKE; encoded by the coding sequence ATGAAACCTTGGGCAAATAAAGAAATGCCGCCATTTAATGAACATTTAGGCTTTGTGATTGAGCAATGGCGAGAAAATCATATTAAAATGAGTGCAGAGCTTAAACCTGAGCATTTAAACCGTTCAGGCATCCCTCATGGTGGGTATATTTCGGCATTGTTAGATGCAGCTACTGCACTGTCTGGAGCCTATAGTGAAGATCCTCTTTATTATAGAAAAGCATTAACGTTATCGCTAAACATAAACTACTTGGGGCAAGCGCAATCTAACAAGCTTTATGCTATTGGAAAAGTAACCGCTTCGGGTCGAAATATTTATTATGGCGCTGCTGAAGTATACGATGCTTTTGACAATATTATTGCTTCAGGTCAAGGCGTCTTTCGTTACAGAAAAGAGTAA
- a CDS encoding acyl-CoA thioesterase, giving the protein MKDQLHHYPYQLKHPVRWGDIDMLGHVNNTNYFRYCEEGRVKFFSESNIRAALGQDKLGFVVAYIDCKFKFPVTYPDNLIIATKVEKISSDRFTLSQIIYSETHQKVAAKSESIIVSFSHEMQSKINLPSAAFTLLEKELNQEFE; this is encoded by the coding sequence TTGAAAGATCAATTACATCATTATCCTTATCAACTAAAGCACCCGGTTAGATGGGGAGATATTGATATGTTAGGGCATGTCAATAACACTAATTATTTTCGTTATTGTGAGGAAGGCAGAGTTAAATTTTTCTCTGAGAGTAATATCAGAGCCGCGCTTGGGCAAGATAAACTCGGTTTTGTTGTCGCCTATATTGATTGCAAGTTTAAGTTTCCGGTGACTTATCCTGATAATCTTATTATTGCCACTAAAGTTGAGAAAATAAGTAGCGATAGATTCACTTTAAGCCAAATTATTTATAGTGAAACACATCAAAAAGTTGCCGCTAAAAGTGAAAGTATTATTGTTTCTTTTAGCCATGAAATGCAAAGCAAGATTAACCTTCCGAGCGCGGCATTTACTTTGTTAGAAAAAGAATTAAACCAGGAATTTGAATAA
- a CDS encoding electron transfer flavoprotein subunit alpha/FixB family protein, giving the protein MSILVYAEHDNSALKADTLKTVAAAQQIGGDITILVAGSNCQSVAEQAAKVNGVTKVIVADNLVYKHQLAENISLLVTELAADYHVVMATALTTGKNFMPRVAALLDVAQISDITAVVSADTFVRPIYAGNAIATVESLDTKKVITVRSTGFDAVATDGSAEITMLEHVKDAGISSHVSDELTVSKRPDLGAASVVISGGRGMQNGDNFTLLDGIADKLGAAIGASRAAVDAGFVPNDMQVGQTGKIVAPDLYIAVGISGAIQHLAGMKDSKVIVAINKDPEAPIFQVADYGLVADLFEALPELENAL; this is encoded by the coding sequence ATGAGCATTTTAGTTTACGCAGAACACGATAACAGTGCGTTAAAAGCTGATACCTTAAAAACAGTTGCCGCGGCGCAACAAATAGGTGGTGATATCACCATTTTAGTTGCCGGTTCTAACTGTCAAAGCGTTGCTGAACAAGCTGCTAAAGTTAATGGTGTTACCAAGGTAATAGTTGCAGACAATCTAGTATATAAGCATCAACTGGCGGAAAATATTAGTTTATTAGTCACAGAATTAGCGGCGGATTACCATGTGGTTATGGCTACAGCATTAACCACCGGCAAAAACTTTATGCCTCGCGTTGCCGCTTTATTAGATGTTGCTCAAATATCAGATATTACTGCGGTAGTCAGTGCTGATACTTTTGTGCGTCCTATCTACGCAGGTAATGCCATTGCAACCGTAGAAAGTTTAGATACTAAAAAGGTAATCACAGTGCGTTCAACCGGATTTGATGCGGTTGCCACTGATGGCTCTGCAGAGATCACAATGCTCGAACATGTCAAAGACGCAGGTATTTCAAGCCATGTCAGTGATGAGTTAACAGTTTCAAAACGGCCAGACTTAGGTGCAGCAAGTGTCGTTATTTCAGGTGGTCGTGGTATGCAAAATGGCGATAACTTTACGTTATTAGACGGTATTGCCGACAAGTTAGGCGCTGCTATTGGTGCATCACGCGCGGCTGTAGACGCCGGATTTGTCCCCAATGACATGCAAGTAGGCCAAACAGGTAAAATTGTTGCGCCAGACTTATACATTGCGGTTGGTATTTCAGGCGCAATTCAACATCTTGCCGGCATGAAAGACTCGAAAGTGATTGTGGCGATAAACAAAGATCCAGAAGCGCCTATTTTTCAAGTAGCTGACTACGGTCTTGTGGCCGATCTATTTGAAGCGTTACCTGAATTAGAAAACGCCTTGTAA
- a CDS encoding IclR family transcriptional regulator: MNTLTGMPRDINGEVDRKFVEALARGLDILRAFNPGDGFLGNQEIAQRTGLPKSSISRLTYTLTSLGYLTYSKRLEKYQLGAGVLALGYAFVSNLTIRQVANPQMKELSIETGTSIGLADRDRLDMIYVDHCAPKDIVTFKKDIGDKIPMATTAAGRAYLVALSEEERDFFMRHFKEKLGDKFEAIKAGVDQAVKSYKEFGFCHSWGDWERDTNAIAVPLKLTQGQIYVFNAGGPAFRLSKEFLSGEVAPQLKSMVRNIEATLIRF; encoded by the coding sequence ATGAATACACTAACTGGTATGCCAAGAGATATTAATGGGGAAGTCGATCGTAAGTTTGTCGAAGCGCTTGCCAGAGGATTAGATATATTACGGGCATTTAACCCGGGAGATGGATTTCTTGGCAATCAGGAAATTGCTCAACGAACAGGTTTGCCAAAATCGAGTATATCTCGGTTAACCTATACTTTGACAAGCTTGGGCTACTTGACTTATTCAAAGCGCTTAGAAAAATATCAGCTCGGTGCTGGTGTGTTAGCCTTAGGTTATGCCTTTGTTTCTAATCTCACTATTCGCCAAGTGGCGAATCCTCAGATGAAAGAGCTTTCAATTGAAACAGGTACATCGATAGGCCTCGCAGACAGAGACCGTCTTGACATGATTTATGTTGATCATTGCGCTCCAAAAGACATTGTTACCTTTAAAAAAGATATTGGCGATAAAATTCCGATGGCAACTACGGCTGCAGGACGAGCTTATTTAGTGGCACTGTCAGAAGAAGAACGTGACTTTTTTATGAGACACTTCAAAGAAAAACTGGGTGACAAGTTTGAGGCTATCAAGGCTGGGGTTGATCAAGCAGTGAAAAGCTATAAAGAGTTTGGTTTTTGTCACTCTTGGGGCGATTGGGAGCGAGATACCAATGCCATTGCTGTTCCACTGAAACTCACACAAGGGCAAATTTATGTATTCAATGCCGGTGGCCCAGCATTTAGGTTGTCGAAAGAATTTTTGAGTGGAGAAGTCGCGCCACAATTAAAAAGTATGGTGCGTAATATCGAGGCAACGTTAATTCGATTTTAA
- a CDS encoding TRAP transporter large permease: MDPLMLGLVGFACTLLLLILRVPIAFSLAGVSSVFIFLFFAMRNGGFDFDTAVAPALTMISSNAFDLVHSYDLSMIPLFVLLGHIAYHTGITTDIYHAARVWLKRLPGGVAMASVFGCGGFSAITGSSIACASAMGKICVPEMLRMGYDKRLATSTVAVGGTLGSLIPPSVLFIVYGIFTEMSVSRLFLAGVIPGLISLVGFLVVIYIWVKRNPSDAPVDTSILVKGDRRKAAIRCWPAMLLFTIIIGGIYGGIFTATEAAAISAFSVIIIGSLQKRLNWQQFIQSIKETCTQTTTIFFIAAGAKIFVGFVALTGMAPALVGLIESADVSLWLLLVMIAGVYFLLGMFLDPLGIMVLTLPFLIPMVEGYGLDLIWFGVVIIKLLEISLITPPVGLNVFVIASVTKPSVAVYEIFMGVTRFLVMDVLVLIAIIAFPILSLLLPNLMM; encoded by the coding sequence AGCTGGCGTATCATCGGTATTTATATTTTTATTTTTTGCTATGCGAAATGGTGGCTTTGATTTTGACACGGCAGTTGCACCAGCGCTGACTATGATCTCATCCAATGCCTTCGACTTAGTACATTCTTATGATCTAAGTATGATACCGCTATTCGTGCTTTTAGGTCATATTGCCTACCATACGGGTATCACTACTGACATTTATCATGCTGCGCGAGTTTGGTTAAAGCGCCTACCTGGCGGGGTCGCTATGGCCTCTGTTTTTGGCTGTGGGGGATTTTCCGCTATTACGGGTTCGAGCATAGCTTGTGCTTCAGCAATGGGTAAAATCTGCGTGCCAGAAATGCTACGTATGGGTTACGATAAACGTTTAGCTACATCTACCGTCGCCGTTGGTGGTACGCTTGGTTCGCTTATCCCACCTAGTGTGCTATTTATTGTTTACGGTATTTTTACTGAAATGTCAGTTAGCCGCCTATTCTTGGCAGGTGTTATTCCAGGTCTGATATCTCTAGTCGGTTTTTTGGTGGTTATCTACATCTGGGTGAAACGTAACCCAAGTGATGCACCAGTTGATACCAGCATACTTGTTAAAGGAGATCGCCGAAAAGCCGCTATAAGATGTTGGCCAGCTATGTTGCTTTTTACTATTATTATTGGGGGTATTTATGGTGGTATATTTACCGCTACCGAGGCAGCAGCAATCAGTGCATTTTCGGTAATCATTATTGGCTCTTTGCAAAAACGACTTAATTGGCAGCAGTTTATCCAATCAATTAAAGAAACTTGCACGCAGACCACAACTATCTTCTTTATTGCGGCAGGAGCAAAAATTTTTGTTGGCTTTGTTGCGCTTACTGGCATGGCACCAGCACTGGTTGGGCTGATCGAGTCTGCCGACGTATCGTTATGGTTATTACTGGTAATGATTGCAGGTGTATATTTTCTACTAGGTATGTTTCTGGACCCATTAGGCATTATGGTACTTACCCTTCCTTTCTTAATTCCTATGGTGGAAGGTTATGGCTTAGACTTAATTTGGTTTGGCGTGGTCATAATAAAGTTGCTTGAAATAAGCTTGATCACCCCACCGGTAGGACTAAACGTTTTTGTTATCGCCAGTGTCACTAAACCTTCGGTAGCGGTGTATGAGATTTTTATGGGCGTTACACGTTTTCTGGTCATGGATGTCTTAGTCTTAATTGCAATTATCGCCTTCCCGATACTATCGCTGCTATTGCCTAATCTTATGATGTAG